A window of the Cystobacter fuscus genome harbors these coding sequences:
- a CDS encoding serine/threonine-protein kinase has translation MSTPDEIFPPGYRLGRYEILQRVGVGGMGVVYQARDTERGTIVALKTLHRLEPGALLRLKNEFRFMANVNHPNLVSLHELMSVDDRWFFTMEYIDGEDFWVRLQRAVQERSGATAFPPSHTVTSVKDLNQDVTATMASVPEASPVAEDAPGAAAFAVAPPRPLLPAEEIRRIFRQIALAIDALHSARRLHCDIKPRNVLLARDGRVVLVDFGLSKNRAEPSVSELAGTPAYISPEQVAGLPASEASDWFSFGVMLYETLTGRKAFSRSRLTGAKALSEPPSLPPSKDVPEDLGALCRALLQRDPSLRPKGHEVLSLLGQATGAPLEAASRDGGLIGREAHLAALWDAYTAVGIGSRTVVVHVHGLSGMGKTTLVHRFFTAIGEQRGAIVLSGRCYERESVPYKAFDPLIDALARYLQTLPLAEAQALAPQHLPELLRIFPVLRQVEAFSRVEPSPTDSSRDQQELRLRAFRGFKELLARLAQNNRVVLHIDDLQWGDQDSIIALGELIDPPDAPRLLLLCGYRTGEGEAAELLVAHRARGAVLENPLDVREVVLGPLTEEQSRELAASLLQVDVTDPRVHAIAREAHGSPFFVEELVQYTRSRGARGPELASVSLEQVVLSRVAQLPEHVRRLLELVAVAGRPVEQGLVSDAAGIRTDPHAPWTLLRSTNLVRTRGARVEDLAECYHDRIRESVSNHLSAPVLTAHHLKLATLLENKGGEEPEFLALHFRGAGVREKAGRYAAMAGDRAASALAFERAAQLYRDALECLPGEAALVEKRADALVNAGRCVEAAPLYLDAARSAQSEEALELRRRAAEQYLISGCMREGTEILRPLVIELGLPYPATIQEALQGIIEHSIQLQGGGYRLKEQPEGAGSPLLLRQADVAWSASKGLGSVDILRGGYYSTRSTLLSAQAGDARRTARGLAILGLVTVARATPADVEAGNHMFAEGERLLRALGDDPYLTGLYKVTRGTAEMSLGHWRVAERLLTEGDQLLQERCAGIAWELSQARMCDVYSLSQLGLLREAASRGNRWLRIAEETGDLFGGVSLEIHTSDALLAADQPEAALEQLRRALSKWSSELFTPQNLYGVVDSAKCELYRGDAAAAWKVLDGAWETALAANAMGWQFTRVQGLHFHAGAALALACQRPSERERMLASVSQDTQQLRQEGRHYSRASAALLLAGVAMTRGQPEEALRELEAAIAGFTEADMALYVACARWRKGRLLGGDEGRTLVAEAEAVMHEQGIRHAERWVDVFAPGFSM, from the coding sequence GTGAGCACGCCTGACGAGATCTTCCCGCCGGGATACCGGCTCGGCCGTTATGAGATTCTTCAGCGCGTTGGCGTCGGCGGCATGGGGGTTGTCTACCAGGCGCGTGACACCGAGCGCGGCACGATCGTGGCGCTCAAGACGTTGCACCGGCTGGAGCCCGGCGCGCTGCTGCGGCTGAAGAACGAGTTCCGGTTCATGGCGAACGTGAACCACCCGAACCTCGTGTCGCTCCATGAGCTGATGTCGGTGGACGATCGATGGTTCTTCACCATGGAGTACATCGACGGGGAGGATTTCTGGGTGCGGCTGCAGCGGGCCGTCCAGGAGCGTTCGGGGGCCACCGCCTTCCCGCCCTCCCACACGGTCACCTCCGTGAAGGACCTCAACCAGGATGTGACCGCCACCATGGCGAGCGTCCCGGAGGCCTCGCCCGTCGCGGAGGACGCCCCGGGCGCCGCGGCGTTCGCGGTGGCTCCGCCCCGGCCCCTGCTGCCAGCCGAGGAGATCCGCCGCATCTTCCGGCAGATCGCCCTCGCCATCGACGCACTGCACTCCGCCAGGCGGCTCCACTGTGACATCAAGCCTCGCAACGTCCTCCTGGCGCGCGACGGGCGGGTGGTGCTGGTGGACTTCGGTCTGTCGAAGAACCGCGCGGAGCCGAGTGTGAGCGAGCTGGCCGGTACCCCCGCCTACATCTCACCCGAGCAGGTCGCCGGGCTGCCCGCCTCCGAAGCCAGCGACTGGTTCTCCTTCGGGGTGATGCTCTACGAGACGCTCACCGGCAGAAAGGCCTTCTCTCGCAGCCGGCTGACGGGGGCGAAGGCCCTGAGCGAGCCGCCGTCTCTTCCTCCCTCGAAGGATGTTCCGGAGGATCTGGGCGCGCTGTGCCGCGCGCTGCTGCAGCGCGACCCCTCCCTGCGGCCCAAGGGGCACGAGGTGCTGTCCCTGTTGGGGCAGGCCACGGGCGCGCCGCTCGAGGCGGCATCTCGGGACGGCGGCCTGATTGGCCGCGAGGCGCACCTCGCCGCGCTGTGGGACGCCTACACGGCCGTGGGAATCGGCAGTCGGACGGTCGTCGTCCACGTCCACGGCCTGTCCGGCATGGGCAAGACGACGCTCGTGCACCGCTTCTTCACGGCCATTGGGGAGCAGCGTGGCGCCATCGTCCTCAGCGGGCGGTGCTACGAGCGCGAATCCGTCCCCTACAAGGCGTTCGATCCGCTCATCGACGCGCTCGCCCGCTACCTGCAGACCCTGCCCCTGGCCGAGGCACAGGCGCTGGCGCCCCAGCACCTCCCCGAGTTGTTGCGCATCTTTCCCGTGCTGCGCCAGGTGGAGGCCTTCTCTCGTGTGGAGCCCAGCCCCACGGACTCGAGTCGAGATCAACAAGAGCTCCGTCTGCGAGCCTTCCGCGGCTTCAAGGAGCTGTTGGCGCGGTTGGCCCAGAACAACCGGGTGGTCCTCCACATCGATGATCTCCAGTGGGGTGATCAGGACAGCATCATCGCGTTGGGAGAGTTGATCGATCCGCCGGACGCTCCGCGGTTGCTGTTGCTGTGCGGCTACCGCACGGGGGAGGGGGAGGCCGCGGAACTGCTCGTGGCGCACCGTGCACGCGGCGCCGTGTTGGAGAACCCGCTCGATGTGCGCGAGGTGGTCCTCGGTCCCCTCACGGAGGAGCAATCGCGCGAGCTCGCGGCCTCGTTGCTCCAGGTGGACGTGACGGATCCCCGGGTCCACGCCATCGCCCGAGAGGCGCACGGGAGCCCCTTCTTCGTCGAGGAGCTGGTCCAGTACACGCGCTCGCGGGGCGCACGGGGGCCAGAGCTGGCCTCGGTGTCGCTGGAGCAGGTGGTGCTGAGCCGGGTGGCGCAACTGCCCGAGCACGTGCGCCGCCTCCTGGAGTTGGTGGCCGTGGCGGGCAGGCCGGTGGAGCAGGGGCTCGTGTCGGACGCGGCCGGGATTCGAACGGACCCGCATGCCCCATGGACCCTCCTGCGCTCCACCAACCTGGTCCGCACCCGGGGGGCGCGGGTGGAGGATCTGGCGGAGTGCTATCACGATCGGATCCGTGAGAGCGTTTCCAACCACCTGTCGGCGCCGGTGCTCACGGCGCACCACCTGAAGCTCGCCACGCTCCTCGAGAACAAGGGCGGGGAGGAGCCGGAGTTCCTGGCGCTGCACTTCCGGGGCGCCGGTGTGCGCGAGAAGGCCGGGCGCTACGCGGCCATGGCTGGCGATCGCGCCGCGAGCGCGCTCGCGTTCGAACGCGCCGCTCAACTGTACAGGGACGCGCTGGAGTGCCTGCCCGGGGAAGCGGCGTTGGTGGAGAAGCGGGCGGACGCGCTCGTCAACGCGGGCCGGTGCGTGGAGGCCGCGCCGCTGTATCTCGATGCGGCGCGGAGTGCCCAATCCGAGGAGGCGCTCGAGTTGCGCCGGCGCGCCGCCGAGCAGTACCTGATCAGCGGGTGCATGCGGGAGGGGACCGAGATCCTCAGGCCGCTGGTGATCGAGCTGGGACTGCCGTACCCGGCGACGATCCAGGAGGCGTTGCAGGGAATCATCGAGCACTCCATCCAGTTGCAGGGCGGAGGCTATCGGCTCAAGGAGCAGCCGGAGGGAGCGGGCTCGCCGTTGTTGCTGCGCCAGGCGGATGTGGCCTGGAGCGCGTCCAAGGGCCTGGGCTCGGTGGACATCCTGCGAGGGGGCTACTACAGCACCCGCAGTACGCTGCTCTCCGCCCAGGCGGGAGACGCCCGGCGCACCGCGCGCGGGTTGGCCATTCTCGGGCTGGTCACCGTGGCGCGGGCGACGCCCGCGGATGTCGAGGCGGGCAACCACATGTTCGCCGAGGGCGAGCGCCTTCTGCGCGCTTTGGGCGACGATCCGTATCTGACGGGTTTGTACAAGGTGACGCGTGGCACGGCGGAGATGTCGCTGGGCCACTGGCGTGTCGCGGAGCGCCTGCTCACGGAGGGCGACCAGCTCTTGCAGGAGCGCTGCGCGGGCATCGCGTGGGAGCTCAGCCAGGCACGCATGTGCGACGTCTATTCGCTCTCGCAACTGGGATTGCTCCGGGAGGCGGCGAGCCGGGGGAATCGCTGGCTGAGGATCGCCGAGGAGACGGGAGATCTGTTCGGCGGGGTGTCGCTGGAGATCCACACGAGCGATGCCTTGCTGGCGGCGGACCAGCCGGAGGCCGCGCTCGAGCAGCTCCGGCGAGCGCTCTCCAAGTGGTCCTCGGAGCTGTTCACGCCCCAGAACCTCTATGGGGTCGTGGATTCGGCGAAGTGCGAGCTGTACAGGGGAGATGCCGCCGCGGCCTGGAAGGTCTTGGATGGAGCGTGGGAGACGGCGCTCGCCGCCAATGCCATGGGCTGGCAGTTCACCCGCGTGCAGGGGCTCCACTTCCACGCGGGAGCCGCGCTGGCGCTGGCGTGTCAGCGGCCCTCGGAGCGTGAGCGGATGCTGGCGAGCGTCTCCCAGGATACGCAGCAGTTGCGGCAAGAGGGCCGGCACTACTCACGCGCGTCGGCGGCGCTCCTCCTGGCTGGCGTGGCCATGACGCGAGGACAGCCCGAGGAGGCGCTCCGTGAGCTGGAGGCGGCGATCGCGGGCTTCACCGAGGCGGACATGGCGCTCTATGTCGCTTGCGCGCGCTGGCGCAAGGGGCGGTTGCTCGGTGGAGACGAGGGACGGACGCTCGTCGCCGAGGCGGAGGCCGTGATGCATGAGCAGGGCATCCGCCACGCCGAGCGCTGGGTGGACGTGTTCGCACCTGGCTTCTCCATGTGA